A single genomic interval of Deltaproteobacteria bacterium harbors:
- the nusG gene encoding transcription termination/antitermination protein NusG has translation MSTETDKKWYIVHTYSGYENKVKLALEERISSLRKEELFGEILIPSETVLEMKKGVKTTSTRKFYPGYILVSMILNDETWHIVKNTPKVTGFVGGGRRPAAIPPEEVAKITRQMEEGAQRPKPKVRFEKGESIRVTDGPFSNFNGTVEEAREDKGKLKVMISVFGRATPVELDFTQVEKN, from the coding sequence ATGTCAACAGAGACGGATAAGAAGTGGTACATAGTTCATACCTATTCAGGTTATGAAAATAAAGTTAAGCTTGCTCTGGAAGAAAGAATAAGCTCTTTGCGCAAAGAGGAGCTCTTTGGCGAAATATTGATTCCCTCTGAAACTGTGCTGGAAATGAAAAAGGGCGTTAAGACGACGTCAACCCGAAAATTTTATCCCGGCTATATTCTTGTGAGCATGATTCTTAATGACGAGACCTGGCATATCGTAAAAAATACGCCCAAGGTGACCGGCTTTGTTGGTGGAGGGCGCAGGCCTGCCGCCATTCCGCCTGAGGAGGTTGCAAAAATTACTCGTCAGATGGAAGAGGGCGCACAAAGACCCAAGCCTAAGGTAAGATTTGAAAAAGGTGAAAGCATCAGGGTTACTGATGGTCCTTTCAGCAATTTTAACGGTACCGTTGAAGAGGCCAGGGAAGACAAGGGTAAGCTTAAGGTTATGATTAGCGTTTTTGGGCGAGCCACCCCTGTTGAGCTTGATTTTACCCAGGTAGAGAAAAACTAG
- the secE gene encoding preprotein translocase subunit SecE, whose translation MKKAIEYINEVKAELKKVTWPTRKETISSTYVVLVVVVVISAFLGAVDGVLAWLVKEIFS comes from the coding sequence GTGAAAAAGGCGATAGAATATATTAATGAGGTAAAGGCAGAGCTTAAAAAGGTTACCTGGCCTACGAGAAAAGAAACAATAAGTTCCACCTATGTTGTGCTTGTTGTTGTTGTTGTCATTTCAGCTTTTCTTGGGGCCGTCGATGGTGTGCTTGCTTGGCTTGTCAAGGAGATATTTAGTTAA